The Lysobacter sp. genome includes a window with the following:
- a CDS encoding DUF3592 domain-containing protein, whose translation MNAYLIGIGIACLASAVFLLCRRLLVLFVGVSVTGHVMGHEARTDDGSVSYLPIVEFKDSWGVAHRFTSVAGRSTRHPLQGTNVVVRYLPAHPKIAFIQSFLHMWAAPLVLVVLGLAALYVFAQR comes from the coding sequence ATGAACGCATACCTGATCGGCATTGGTATAGCGTGCCTAGCATCGGCAGTTTTCTTGCTGTGCAGGCGCCTCCTTGTCTTATTTGTTGGAGTGTCCGTGACCGGACACGTGATGGGGCACGAGGCACGTACGGATGATGGCTCTGTTTCTTACCTGCCAATCGTTGAGTTCAAGGACTCATGGGGCGTCGCACATCGGTTCACCTCGGTTGCAGGGCGCTCTACGCGCCATCCACTGCAAGGGACAAATGTAGTTGTACGCTACCTCCCCGCCCACCCCAAGATTGCATTCATTCAATCGTTTCTTCACATGTGGGCCGCGCCATTGGTTTTAGTCGTGCTTGGATTAGCCGCGTTATACGTCTTCGCACAAAGGTAG
- a CDS encoding VOC family protein — protein MFDHIDFAVTDFPRSRDFYTNVLAVLGFSPFMEIQREDGREGTGFGSLHGPQFWIGGGQPVTGRLHVAFQAASRDTVDAFYATALSMGGVSHGSPGLRPQYGEPYYAAFVLDPDGHVIEAVCRRAEA, from the coding sequence ATGTTTGACCACATAGACTTCGCAGTCACAGATTTCCCTCGCAGTCGCGACTTCTATACCAATGTCTTGGCTGTTCTTGGCTTTTCTCCATTCATGGAGATCCAGCGTGAGGATGGCCGAGAAGGCACCGGTTTTGGTTCCCTGCACGGCCCACAATTCTGGATTGGTGGCGGTCAACCTGTTACTGGGCGCCTTCATGTTGCTTTCCAAGCCGCATCAAGAGATACGGTGGATGCTTTTTACGCTACTGCCCTGAGCATGGGCGGCGTAAGCCACGGAAGCCCTGGCTTGAGACCGCAATATGGAGAGCCATACTATGCTGCCTTCGTCCTTGACCCGGATGGGCACGTAATAGAGGCTGTTTGTCGACGGGCAGAGGCCTAA